From one Gemella morbillorum genomic stretch:
- a CDS encoding ABC transporter ATP-binding protein — MSFIEIKNLDKTFFPGTNREQYALKNVNLDIKAGDFITILGGNGAGKSTFLNALAGSFSLDNGKIIIEGKDVSNIVEHKRAEFISRVFQNPLDGTAPRMTVAQNMSLALRRGKNRGFKLGTTKEDRKLFKELLATLDLGLEDRLDSEMGLLSGGQRQAIALLMATMTTPKLLLLDEHTAALDPKTQKKIMELTRKKIEEKNLTALMITHNIQDAVKYGNRIIILHRGQLVRDINREEKEKLNAKELYELLYNLEESE; from the coding sequence AAACTTTTTTCCCTGGAACTAATAGAGAACAATATGCCTTGAAAAATGTGAACTTGGATATTAAGGCTGGAGATTTTATTACGATTTTAGGAGGAAACGGTGCTGGTAAATCTACTTTTTTAAATGCGCTTGCTGGCTCTTTTTCTTTGGACAATGGGAAAATTATAATCGAAGGAAAAGATGTTAGTAATATTGTTGAACACAAGAGAGCGGAATTTATAAGTCGTGTTTTCCAAAATCCTTTGGATGGGACAGCTCCACGTATGACTGTTGCTCAGAATATGTCATTAGCATTGCGACGTGGTAAAAACCGTGGATTTAAATTAGGCACTACAAAAGAGGATAGAAAACTTTTTAAAGAACTACTTGCGACATTAGATTTAGGACTTGAGGATAGACTCGATAGCGAGATGGGATTATTGTCTGGTGGGCAGCGTCAAGCAATTGCGCTTCTTATGGCAACGATGACTACTCCAAAACTTTTGCTTCTTGATGAACATACAGCAGCATTAGATCCAAAAACACAGAAAAAAATTATGGAATTAACACGCAAAAAAATTGAAGAGAAGAATTTAACCGCATTAATGATTACTCATAATATTCAAGATGCTGTGAAATATGGTAATAGAATTATTATTCTTCATAGAGGACAGTTAGTTCGCGATATAAATCGTGAGGAAAAAGAAAAGTTAAATGCTAAAGAATTATACGAGTTATTGTATAATCTAGAAGAAAGTGAATAA
- a CDS encoding response regulator transcription factor: MKILVVEDEKDLNRVITKHLKKNNYSVDSCFDGEQALDYVLYGEYDLIITDIMMPKVDGYQFIKQLRNKKNTTPVIMLTAKDSLDDKILGLDSGADDYIVKPFEFDELLARIRVLMRRNYGFATNIIQVDDVVLDISKKQVTRSGESIVLTGKEYEVLEYLFKNKTGIISREQILNHVWDYDYEGVSNIIDVIVKNIRKKLDVGSKKPIIHTKRGLGYFVKED; encoded by the coding sequence ATGAAAATACTTGTTGTTGAAGATGAAAAAGATTTGAATAGAGTAATAACAAAACATTTGAAAAAGAATAATTATAGCGTTGATAGTTGTTTTGACGGGGAGCAAGCACTAGATTATGTTTTATACGGGGAATATGATCTGATTATAACTGATATTATGATGCCAAAAGTAGATGGTTATCAATTTATAAAACAATTGCGAAATAAAAAGAATACAACACCCGTAATAATGCTCACAGCCAAAGATAGTTTAGATGATAAAATTTTAGGTCTAGATAGTGGTGCTGATGATTATATTGTAAAACCATTTGAATTTGATGAACTTTTAGCACGTATAAGAGTACTTATGCGTAGAAATTATGGGTTTGCAACAAATATTATTCAAGTAGATGATGTTGTTTTAGATATTTCTAAAAAGCAGGTAACGCGATCTGGTGAAAGTATAGTTTTAACAGGAAAAGAATACGAAGTATTGGAATATTTATTTAAAAATAAGACGGGGATTATTAGTCGGGAACAAATTTTAAATCATGTGTGGGACTATGATTACGAAGGGGTGTCTAATATAATCGATGTTATTGTAAAAAATATTAGAAAAAAATTAGATGTAGGTTCGAAAAAACCGATTATTCACACGAAGAGAGGGTTAGGTTATTTTGTTAAAGAAGATTAA
- a CDS encoding sensor histidine kinase, with protein MLKKIKEIIFKPFRRITLTFKITLWYTIFIVILLTSIILGTFFVSDSVVESSGKKKLIEEVTEISNGKENFTAFEDGVTLSLYDKDGNLIAGSIPKNFDVRDFSLGVVTYYTDSNNNKYMYYDIETNSEKFANGKYVRGIVQISSGQTSWYLPFAIIAGSPIIILIITYGGYLIIRSSLKPVREMIETAETISNSADLSKRITIEDGKDEVHKLALVFNEMLESLERASMRERQFSSDVSHELRTPISVIVAESEYGTKYIDTVGEAKESFAVIKRQSKRMTTMINQILEMARLDNRLEIPKETFNLSSCLEKTLEDYKKLFVSKNIQLISNIEENITVFGNRVLLMRLIDNLISNALKHATSKTWISVVKRKSIIIEIKDDGKGIDDKEKEYIWDRFYKVDKSRSISEDNSSGLGLPISKKIVELHGGKIVALDNKPQGAKFVINL; from the coding sequence TTGTTAAAGAAGATTAAAGAAATTATATTTAAGCCGTTTAGGAGAATTACTTTAACGTTTAAAATTACTCTATGGTATACAATTTTCATAGTAATATTATTAACCTCTATTATTTTAGGGACATTTTTTGTTAGTGATAGTGTTGTAGAAAGCTCAGGTAAAAAGAAGTTAATAGAAGAAGTTACGGAGATTTCTAATGGGAAAGAAAATTTTACAGCATTTGAAGATGGTGTAACTTTGTCATTATACGATAAAGATGGAAATTTAATTGCGGGTAGTATACCGAAAAATTTTGATGTTCGAGATTTTAGTTTGGGTGTTGTTACATATTATACAGATTCTAACAATAATAAATATATGTATTACGATATAGAAACGAATTCGGAAAAATTTGCCAATGGTAAGTATGTTCGTGGTATTGTTCAAATATCAAGCGGTCAAACAAGTTGGTATCTTCCTTTTGCTATAATTGCAGGAAGTCCAATAATTATTTTAATCATAACGTATGGGGGTTATTTGATAATTAGAAGTTCTTTAAAACCTGTACGCGAAATGATAGAAACGGCAGAAACAATAAGTAATAGTGCAGATTTAAGTAAAAGAATAACGATAGAAGATGGAAAAGATGAAGTTCATAAACTAGCTCTAGTTTTCAATGAAATGTTAGAATCGTTAGAGCGCGCCTCTATGAGAGAACGACAGTTTAGTTCGGATGTATCCCATGAATTGCGAACACCAATATCGGTTATTGTTGCTGAGAGTGAATATGGTACGAAATACATAGATACAGTTGGTGAGGCAAAGGAATCATTTGCGGTAATTAAGCGCCAAAGTAAGAGAATGACAACTATGATAAATCAAATTTTAGAAATGGCAAGATTAGATAATAGATTAGAAATTCCTAAAGAAACTTTTAATTTATCTAGTTGTTTAGAAAAAACATTAGAAGACTATAAAAAATTATTTGTGAGTAAAAATATTCAATTAATATCCAATATAGAGGAGAATATAACAGTATTTGGGAACCGTGTGCTGTTAATGCGTTTAATTGATAATTTAATATCCAATGCTTTAAAACATGCTACGTCTAAGACGTGGATTTCAGTAGTGAAAAGAAAGAGTATAATTATTGAGATTAAAGATGATGGCAAAGGAATAGATGATAAAGAAAAAGAATATATTTGGGATAGATTCTACAAAGTGGACAAATCAAGAAGTATATCAGAAGATAATTCTTCAGGATTAGGGTTACCTATTTCTAAAAAAATAGTCGAATTACATGGTGGGAAAATAGTAGCCTTAGATAATAAACCGCAAGGCGCAAAGTTTGTAATTAACTTATAA
- a CDS encoding PepSY domain-containing protein — protein sequence MTKNIDNNEIETLEGVYTQTTETEHQEENYSQPNKPKKNFLKPLIIGVLAVAVTGGAGSYAYNKYEQGKRAKVQEAYSKIKINVDNQSQSNQSTNPQNNESTQQNSTSNIKSQEEVQRIVAQAISTPEGDIYFKKIRTEYEDDYAYQNNGAPLLIYDIEVRANGLEYDIEIDAVTGKVLKVKIDS from the coding sequence ATGACAAAAAATATTGATAATAACGAGATTGAAACACTAGAAGGAGTTTACACGCAAACTACTGAGACAGAGCATCAAGAAGAAAATTATTCTCAACCGAATAAACCAAAGAAAAATTTTCTAAAACCACTTATTATAGGAGTGTTAGCTGTTGCTGTGACTGGTGGTGCGGGTTCATATGCGTATAATAAATATGAGCAGGGGAAAAGAGCGAAGGTTCAAGAAGCATATTCTAAAATAAAAATAAATGTAGATAATCAAAGTCAAAGTAATCAAAGTACGAATCCCCAAAATAATGAATCTACTCAACAAAATTCTACTTCAAACATAAAGTCGCAAGAAGAGGTTCAAAGAATTGTGGCGCAAGCTATTTCGACACCAGAAGGAGATATTTATTTCAAAAAAATTCGTACGGAATATGAAGACGACTATGCATATCAAAATAATGGAGCACCATTACTTATTTATGATATAGAAGTTCGTGCAAATGGGTTAGAATATGATATCGAAATAGATGCTGTAACAGGGAAAGTTTTGAAAGTGAAAATTGATAGTTAA
- the upp gene encoding uracil phosphoribosyltransferase encodes MSKVHVFDHPLIQHKLSFIRDKNTGSKDFRQLTNEVGSLMAYEITRDLPLEDIQVETPIQTTTCKRLAGKKVVFVPILRAGLGMVDGLMNLIPSARVGHVGLYRDPETLQPHEYFVKIPSNPEERLFIVVDPMLATGGSAIAAIDSLKQRGVTEIKFMCLIAAPEGVEALHTAHPDVDIYIAGLDERLNDHGYIVPGLGDAGDRIFGTK; translated from the coding sequence ATGTCAAAAGTTCATGTATTTGATCATCCATTGATTCAACATAAATTATCTTTTATAAGAGATAAAAATACAGGTTCAAAAGACTTTAGACAGCTAACTAATGAAGTAGGATCTCTTATGGCTTATGAAATCACAAGAGACTTACCATTAGAAGATATTCAAGTAGAAACACCAATTCAAACAACTACTTGTAAACGTCTTGCTGGGAAAAAAGTTGTGTTTGTTCCTATTTTAAGAGCTGGACTAGGAATGGTAGATGGATTAATGAATTTAATACCATCAGCAAGAGTTGGACATGTAGGATTATATCGTGATCCTGAAACTCTTCAACCACATGAGTATTTCGTGAAGATACCTAGCAATCCAGAAGAAAGATTATTTATTGTTGTGGATCCAATGTTAGCAACAGGAGGATCGGCAATCGCTGCGATAGATTCATTAAAACAACGAGGAGTAACAGAAATTAAATTTATGTGTTTAATAGCAGCTCCAGAAGGGGTAGAAGCATTACACACAGCTCACCCAGATGTGGATATTTATATTGCAGGCTTAGATGAAAGACTTAATGATCATGGTTATATAGTGCCAGGATTAGGGGATGCGGGAGATCGAATCTTCGGAACTAAATAA
- the atpB gene encoding F0F1 ATP synthase subunit A — protein MENHTYLISKLFGYDITVNIPSAITTLITVVLTFIFVMFITSRIKLRPDSKRQNMAELLAFFVSDNIIKGNVDWKKYGKGLWATALTLISFIAIANTIGVLIEVSYDGVVYVNSITADPTFTFTLAVLVIVFTHYAGLKYKGPKHYVGTYTSSGIGIAPFKIIEEFTNLLTLSMRLFGNIYAGEVLLALLATLATAGVFGAITGITGLVVWKGFSLFIGFIQAYIFTILSFIYLSHKINDEH, from the coding sequence ATGGAAAATCATACATATCTGATTTCCAAACTATTTGGATATGATATAACAGTAAATATTCCTAGTGCAATAACAACACTAATAACGGTTGTTTTAACCTTTATTTTTGTTATGTTTATTACTAGTAGAATAAAACTAAGACCAGATAGTAAACGACAAAATATGGCAGAATTGCTCGCGTTTTTTGTTAGTGACAATATTATAAAAGGTAATGTTGACTGGAAAAAATACGGGAAAGGATTATGGGCTACTGCTTTAACACTTATATCGTTTATAGCTATTGCAAATACTATAGGCGTACTTATAGAAGTAAGTTATGATGGAGTGGTTTATGTAAACTCTATAACGGCAGATCCAACGTTTACTTTCACGCTAGCAGTTTTAGTTATTGTATTTACTCACTATGCTGGGCTTAAGTATAAAGGGCCTAAGCATTATGTAGGAACTTATACTTCTTCGGGTATAGGTATTGCACCGTTTAAAATTATTGAAGAGTTTACAAACCTGTTGACACTATCAATGCGTTTATTCGGTAATATTTATGCAGGTGAAGTACTGTTAGCACTTTTAGCAACACTAGCTACAGCAGGTGTCTTTGGTGCTATTACAGGTATTACAGGTTTAGTAGTATGGAAAGGATTCTCATTATTTATAGGGTTTATCCAAGCGTACATCTTTACAATATTATCATTTATTTATTTATCACATAAAATTAATGATGAACATTAA
- the atpE gene encoding F0F1 ATP synthase subunit C: MVELIGAGLAAGLAAIGAGIGNGYLFGKFMEGVSRQPEVEPKLKSNAFVMFALVEAVPILAIVIAFIILAK; the protein is encoded by the coding sequence ATGGTAGAATTAATTGGAGCAGGATTAGCAGCAGGATTAGCAGCGATTGGAGCTGGTATCGGTAACGGATATTTATTCGGTAAATTTATGGAAGGTGTATCTCGCCAACCAGAAGTTGAACCTAAACTAAAATCTAATGCATTCGTAATGTTCGCGCTTGTTGAAGCGGTGCCTATCTTAGCGATAGTTATAGCATTCATTATTTTAGCAAAATAA
- the atpF gene encoding F0F1 ATP synthase subunit B — protein MENLVFLATEHASHQGFNLGNMAINLIAVIILLVLLKKFAWDKLIDMLDERQRLVEGQLDDAAKNQKEALVLLEENQEKLKNAQKEIKVMMEDAREQSKIEKQAILDEARKQAEQLKVNAQRDIEDEKKKALEEINKQIAELSVLVASKILEKELDGSAHSEYVDKVIEEVGVK, from the coding sequence ATGGAAAATTTAGTATTTTTAGCTACTGAACACGCTTCTCATCAAGGTTTTAATCTAGGAAATATGGCTATTAACTTAATAGCTGTAATAATCTTATTAGTATTACTGAAAAAATTTGCTTGGGATAAACTTATTGATATGTTAGATGAGCGTCAAAGGTTAGTCGAAGGACAACTTGATGATGCTGCTAAAAATCAAAAAGAAGCATTAGTTTTACTTGAAGAAAATCAAGAAAAATTAAAAAATGCTCAAAAAGAAATTAAAGTTATGATGGAAGATGCTCGTGAACAATCGAAAATTGAAAAACAAGCTATTCTTGATGAAGCTCGCAAACAAGCAGAACAATTAAAAGTAAATGCTCAAAGAGATATTGAGGATGAGAAGAAAAAAGCACTTGAAGAAATCAACAAACAAATTGCTGAATTATCAGTGCTTGTAGCTTCGAAAATTTTAGAAAAAGAATTAGATGGCTCAGCACATAGTGAATATGTGGATAAAGTTATCGAAGAGGTAGGGGTGAAATAA
- the atpH gene encoding ATP synthase F1 subunit delta, whose product MSKSVLANKIGYSLFEVAKENNSLEQVSYELNEVAKVINENSDFVTLMNNPNIEKIKKINLIDASFSGVNKYVVNVVKILAGNLQISLINFVLEQFTELFNRYSNSVVVKVESASPLTELQLENLKEKLKNELQLEKVELNNFVDESLLGGFKLTYNNKVVDASIKAKLSAIKAKISTI is encoded by the coding sequence ATGAGTAAATCAGTATTAGCTAATAAAATTGGATATTCATTATTTGAAGTTGCAAAAGAAAATAATTCTTTGGAACAAGTTTCTTACGAGTTGAATGAAGTTGCAAAAGTAATTAATGAAAACTCTGATTTTGTTACATTGATGAACAACCCTAATATAGAAAAAATTAAAAAAATTAACTTGATTGATGCTTCATTTTCAGGTGTTAATAAATACGTTGTTAATGTAGTAAAGATTTTAGCAGGTAATCTGCAAATCTCATTAATAAATTTTGTTTTAGAGCAATTTACTGAATTATTTAATAGATATTCAAATAGCGTTGTTGTAAAAGTTGAATCAGCTTCGCCATTAACTGAATTACAGTTAGAAAATCTAAAAGAAAAACTTAAGAATGAGTTACAACTAGAAAAGGTAGAACTTAATAACTTTGTAGATGAAAGTCTTCTTGGTGGCTTCAAACTAACTTATAATAATAAGGTAGTTGATGCAAGCATCAAGGCAAAATTAAGTGCTATAAAGGCAAAAATTTCTACAATCTAG